CAATTAAAGATGGCGTTGATAAAGATGCCCTTAACACAGCTGTTAGTGCTTATGCTCGACATTTACTATTGGTTACTTACTTCGCTTCAAACGGCGGAATTACTAGTGCTACTACATTAGGTCAGAGTTTTCAGAACGTTGATTTAACTAAGAGTGATCCATTCTTAGATGAATATAATCAAATTTCAAGTGACTTTGGTAATAGTGGCCAATGGAAAGGTCTTTTTCTATGAGTGAGAACTTCGATAATTTGGGACCAGCAATTGAAGAGCTAAAAAAACTAAATGGAACTAACATTTATGTTGGTATTCCTTGGGATGATAAGCATTTAACTATGATTGCAATGGTTAATGAGGTTGGTGCTACGATTCGTCCTAAAAAGGGACAATTTCTTTGTATTCCGGCTAATAAAGATATGGTTGGTAAATCTCCCAAAGATGTTAAAGGATTGTTTAGACCGAAAGGGAAGAACGTTCTCGCACTTGCTAATAAGTCGGGTGGGATTAAAGTAATGTTCATTTTGAAGAAGTCAGTAACAATCCCACCGCGCCCATTTCTGAGAACAACCATGACCAAGTATGCACAGGAGTGGTCAGGCGTTGTACAAACAGAGGTTCAAAAAATATTAGTTGGTGAATCAAATGCTAACCAATCCATTGATACGATTGGTAAAAGAGCCGTTAAGGAAATGAAAAGGACGATTAAACAGTTTGACCGTCCTCCTAACTCAAAACTTACGCAGGAACTAAAGGGAGCAAACAACCCGTTAATTGATACTGGTAAGATGATGAATTCTGTATTTTACGTTGCAGAAAAGTAGAGGTGATCAATTATGAAACCATTGCCACAGTTTAATTACATGTTTAATAAACTCAAGCAACCTCTGCAAATTAAATATAACGATGGAAATACAGAAAAGGTGGTTGAACCATTAATTAACAATTCCGATCCAAACCTAACTTTTGTTAATCAAGCTGGAGGACAGCTAGGAACAGGTACAATGATTTGGATTAGTAGGTTGATTAATGTCCCTAGACAAACAGAAGTTAAAACTGAGTCAGGAACAACTTATAAGGTAATGACTAGTGGCCAGGATTTAATTGCTGGTCTTTTTTATTACCAATTAGAAATTTTAACCACGAAAAATGGAGGTGAGGATATTGGCGAATACTAACATGTATGATCAAATCGAAGAGAGCGTTTGTTCAACGATTAGAAAGTACATGCCTAAGACAAAGGACTACCCTAATGGATTGCCGATTGTTAATGAGTTACGCCAAGGAGATTTACCTCCATTTCCTTATATCACTTACTACATGTACGATGATGGTGAATCTACTACTTTTAGTGATATTGATGATGAAATTCTTGATGTTGGGATTTACTTAAAAGCATATGGAGATAATCAGAACCAGGTTAAAAATCTTGGTGCATGGTTACGCAAGGTTCTGCTTACTAAGGGAGCCACGGATGACTTAATGAAACATTCAATTGTTGCTCAACGTCCAGGAGTGTTGCCAAATGTT
The Fructilactobacillus ixorae genome window above contains:
- a CDS encoding phage neck terminator protein, giving the protein MPKTKDYPNGLPIVNELRQGDLPPFPYITYYMYDDGESTTFSDIDDEILDVGIYLKAYGDNQNQVKNLGAWLRKVLLTKGATDDLMKHSIVAQRPGVLPNVNQYLNADWEFQSGADYRLQVQDNFKDKTEEE